CCTGTCTGAGGGATGATCATCATATGGATGAATCCATTTTGATTTTGACTTGAACAATTTTGCTTGTTGCTTTTTCATTGTCCTCTAAAATCCACGAATGAATTTATAACCATCTGTTAGAATTTGGATGTAAATGAGTGAAGAGCAGGCCCAGCAATTATTGTACCAATTACAAATGCTTGAGGGATATGTAGGAGATCTTGCACACAGAGAAAATACACTAGTTACAGTTCTTCAAGAGGCAATCTCTGCAACAGAATCGCTAAAGGAATTAAAGACAAAACCTGATGCAAGCTCACTTGTCCCTGTAGGCCTGGGAACTTTTGTGAAATCAAAAATTTCATCTAATGAAAAAGTAGTTCTAAACATTGGTGCCGGAGTTGCAGTCGAAAAAGACACTGATTCTGCAATTAACTATCTTGAGGCAAGAATTAAAGAAATTGAAGTTGCATTACAAGACGCATCTGCTAAAAAACGTGATGCAGAGGCACGATTAGAGCATGGAAAACAGCAGATTAACCAAATGATGCAGTCATCACGCTCCCCTCCACAATAATAGATTGACATGTTTGACAAACTACGAAATTCCTTTTCCAATGTAGCTAAAAGCCTTGGAGAGCGAGAACTAAAAGAAAAAGACATTGATGAAATCCTCTTTGAGCTTGAGGTATCTTTACTGGAATCTGATGTAGCAACTGAGGTAATTGATGAGATAAAATCTGAATTAAAAACAAAGCTGATTGGCTCAAAAGTTGATAAAAACAAATTTGAAGAATTTGTAAAAAACAGTCTAATAGAAATTATCTCTGGACTGTTTGATTCTGCTGGCACAATTAATCTAATGCAAAATATCACTGACAAAAAATCATCACCCGAGCCATACATTATTTTATTTGTTGGAATAAACGGCACTGGAAAGACTACAAGCCTTGCAAAACTTGCACATCTTTTATCAAAATCAAAATTCTCAGTAGTTATTGCGGCAGCTGATACCTTTAGGGCTGGAGCAATTGAACAGATTAGGGAGCATACAAATCGTCTTAATCTAAAACTAGTGGCACAAAATTATGGCTCTGATCCTGCTGCAGTCGCCCGTGATGCAGTCTTATATGCAAAATCTCACAAGATTGACTGTGTACTGGTAGATACTGCAGGTAGGATGCAGACAAGTAAGAACCTCATGGAGCAGATTGCAAAGATTACAAATGTTGTAAAACCTGATTTTAAAATTTTTGTAGGTGATTCTCTAGCAGGAAACGATACTGTTAATCAAGCAAAAGAGTTTCATGAGCATGTAAAATTCGATGCATCAATTCTTACCAAAAGCGATGCAGATGCCAGAGGCGGTGCTGCATTATCAATTGTCAAAGTTACATCTACTCCAGTTTTGTATGTCGGAGTTGGTCAAGAGTATGATGATCTAAAACCATTTGACAAAGATACATTTCTAGAAACAGTATTTGGTTCTAGTAAAACTTCTAGTACTCCATCACTGCAACCAAAAATTTCAAAACCTATTGAACAA
This is a stretch of genomic DNA from Thermoproteota archaeon. It encodes these proteins:
- a CDS encoding signal recognition particle-docking protein FtsY, giving the protein MFDKLRNSFSNVAKSLGERELKEKDIDEILFELEVSLLESDVATEVIDEIKSELKTKLIGSKVDKNKFEEFVKNSLIEIISGLFDSAGTINLMQNITDKKSSPEPYIILFVGINGTGKTTSLAKLAHLLSKSKFSVVIAAADTFRAGAIEQIREHTNRLNLKLVAQNYGSDPAAVARDAVLYAKSHKIDCVLVDTAGRMQTSKNLMEQIAKITNVVKPDFKIFVGDSLAGNDTVNQAKEFHEHVKFDASILTKSDADARGGAALSIVKVTSTPVLYVGVGQEYDDLKPFDKDTFLETVFGSSKTSSTPSLQPKISKPIEQQKDETVEESKEIIEESEEIEEPEPIPEKKQEPESPPEPKPEPKPEPKPEPKPEPKPEPKPEPKPEPKP
- the pfdA gene encoding prefoldin subunit alpha; amino-acid sequence: MSEEQAQQLLYQLQMLEGYVGDLAHRENTLVTVLQEAISATESLKELKTKPDASSLVPVGLGTFVKSKISSNEKVVLNIGAGVAVEKDTDSAINYLEARIKEIEVALQDASAKKRDAEARLEHGKQQINQMMQSSRSPPQ